A stretch of [Clostridium] scindens DNA encodes these proteins:
- the rpsF gene encoding 30S ribosomal protein S6, translated as MNKYELAVVVSAKIEDDERAQVIEKVKALVERFGGKISDVDEWGKKRLAYEIQKMKEAYYYFIHFESEADVPGEIEQRIRIMDNVLRYLCVRQEA; from the coding sequence ATGAACAAATATGAATTAGCAGTTGTTGTCAGTGCAAAAATCGAAGATGACGAGAGAGCACAGGTTATCGAAAAAGTTAAAGCATTAGTTGAACGTTTCGGTGGCAAGATCTCTGACGTCGATGAATGGGGTAAGAAGAGATTGGCTTACGAAATTCAGAAGATGAAAGAAGCATATTACTATTTCATCCACTTCGAATCTGAAGCTGATGTTCCAGGCGAGATCGAACAGAGAATCCGCATTATGGACAACGTGCTCAGATATTTATGCGTTAGACAGGAAGCATAA
- the rpsR gene encoding 30S ribosomal protein S18 — MAYDKGNRPEGGFKRRGGGRRRKKVCVFCGKENNEIDYKDVAKLRKYISERGKILPRRITGNCAKHQRALTVAIKRARHVALMPYVQD, encoded by the coding sequence ATGGCTTACGATAAAGGAAATCGTCCGGAAGGCGGCTTCAAGAGAAGAGGCGGCGGACGCAGAAGAAAAAAAGTTTGCGTATTCTGTGGCAAAGAGAATAACGAGATTGACTACAAGGATGTAGCAAAGTTAAGAAAATACATCTCTGAAAGAGGTAAGATTCTTCCTAGAAGAATTACCGGAAACTGCGCTAAGCACCAGAGAGCGCTTACTGTAGCAATCAAAAGAGCACGCCACGTTGCTCTGATGCCATACGTACAGGACTAA
- a CDS encoding MBL fold metallo-hydrolase, producing MKLTILGTGNAAVSECYNTCFVLSDKEEHFLVDAGGGNRILKLLKDAGIELEDIHDIFVTHEHIDHVLGVIWLIRMIGQRMNQGRYEGDLRIYCHEELAEKIQTIASLTIQKKVCKHMGERIQFDIVESGEQRQIMGCPVTFFDIASTKAKQFGFTMKLKNGEKFTCVGDEPYNEVNYEYVKGSSWLLHEAFCLYSEADKFKPYEKHHSTVKEACQLAEELGVPNLLLYHTEETHLKERKELYTAEGREYYHGNLYVPDDMEEFIICT from the coding sequence ATGAAACTGACAATATTAGGGACTGGAAATGCTGCAGTATCGGAGTGCTATAATACCTGTTTCGTTCTATCTGATAAGGAGGAACATTTTCTTGTGGATGCGGGGGGCGGTAACAGGATTCTGAAATTGCTGAAGGACGCTGGAATTGAATTGGAAGATATTCATGATATTTTCGTCACCCACGAGCATATTGACCATGTGCTGGGAGTGATCTGGCTGATCCGCATGATCGGACAGCGCATGAACCAGGGCAGATATGAAGGGGACCTGAGGATATACTGTCATGAGGAATTGGCGGAAAAGATACAGACGATCGCCAGTCTGACTATCCAGAAAAAAGTGTGCAAGCATATGGGAGAGAGAATCCAGTTCGATATAGTGGAATCCGGCGAGCAGCGGCAAATCATGGGATGTCCCGTAACCTTTTTCGATATTGCGTCCACAAAAGCAAAACAATTTGGATTTACTATGAAACTTAAAAATGGCGAAAAATTCACCTGCGTGGGAGATGAGCCTTATAACGAAGTGAATTACGAATATGTGAAAGGCAGCAGTTGGCTTTTGCACGAGGCCTTCTGCCTGTATTCAGAGGCAGATAAGTTCAAGCCATATGAAAAACATCATAGCACCGTAAAAGAAGCCTGCCAGTTGGCAGAAGAACTGGGAGTTCCGAATCTTTTACTCTATCACACGGAAGAGACCCATTTGAAAGAGAGAAAAGAACTCTACACAGCAGAAGGGCGGGAGTATTACCATGGAAACCTGTACGTCCCGGATGATATGGAAGAGTTTATAATATGCACGTAA
- a CDS encoding single-stranded DNA-binding protein yields the protein MNKVILMGRLTRDPEVRYSQGDNPMAIARYTLAVDRRFRRGNDGDQTADFIGCVAFGKSGEFAEKYFRQGLKVIVTGRIQTGSYTNKDGQKVYTTDVVVEDQEFAESKAVSDANAGGFRAAAPTPAPAPASDAGDGFMNIPDGIDEELPFN from the coding sequence ATGAATAAAGTAATTTTGATGGGACGCTTGACAAGAGATCCTGAAGTAAGATATTCGCAGGGAGATAATCCAATGGCAATTGCCAGATATACGCTGGCTGTTGACCGCAGATTCAGACGGGGCAACGACGGAGACCAGACAGCAGACTTTATCGGATGCGTGGCATTCGGAAAAAGCGGGGAATTTGCAGAGAAGTATTTTCGCCAGGGCCTGAAGGTTATCGTAACCGGACGTATCCAGACGGGAAGTTATACGAACAAAGACGGACAGAAGGTATATACCACCGATGTCGTAGTCGAAGACCAGGAATTTGCAGAAAGCAAGGCTGTAAGCGATGCTAACGCAGGCGGATTCCGTGCAGCGGCTCCCACACCGGCACCAGCACCAGCATCTGACGCAGGTGACGGCTTCATGAATATTCCAGATGGAATTGATGAAGAATTACCGTTTAATTAG